In a single window of the Bacteroidia bacterium genome:
- the rodA gene encoding rod shape-determining protein RodA, producing MRERKNLLQGTDWILVGMYLFLVMIGWLNIYAAVFDESSPGITNVSKEYGKQMIFIFTGLALALAIMIVEPDFFSRFAFFIFGVLLLFLISVYFLGTEIKGSRSWFRFGDFGFQPAEFAKFATALALAKYLSGMNIRMNDLRTKLISAAIILVPTAIILLQNETGTALVYMSFIFVLYREGLSGNFLLGGFLFALLAILSLLFSKFILFWIIFSICVVLYLILKKTKRNLILTCVALAACSTVIFGVDYGFSKLHDYQKKRINVFLGKERDSKSKKDEYYNVYQSLVAIGSGGFTGKGYLEGTQTKYNYVPEQSTDFIFCTVGEEWGFLGSLFLLSVYLALILRIILVAERQRSTFSRIYGYGVACIFFIHILVNVGMTVGLAPVIGIPLPFMSYGGSSLWGFTILLFIFIKLDSHRLEIFR from the coding sequence ATGAGGGAGAGGAAAAATCTGCTCCAGGGTACAGACTGGATCCTTGTTGGCATGTATCTTTTTCTGGTGATGATCGGCTGGCTGAACATTTATGCGGCCGTGTTCGACGAAAGCTCTCCCGGCATTACCAATGTTTCCAAAGAATACGGGAAACAGATGATCTTCATCTTCACGGGTCTTGCGCTGGCCCTGGCGATCATGATTGTGGAACCGGACTTCTTTTCCAGGTTTGCTTTTTTTATTTTCGGTGTGTTGCTTCTCTTTCTCATTTCCGTGTATTTTCTCGGCACGGAAATTAAAGGAAGCCGTTCGTGGTTCCGGTTCGGCGACTTCGGTTTTCAGCCCGCCGAATTTGCCAAATTCGCCACCGCACTGGCCCTGGCGAAGTACCTGAGCGGAATGAATATCCGAATGAACGATCTCCGGACCAAACTCATCTCCGCCGCCATCATTCTTGTGCCCACCGCTATTATCCTGCTTCAGAACGAGACCGGAACAGCGCTGGTTTATATGTCGTTTATTTTTGTGCTGTACCGGGAAGGACTTTCGGGCAATTTCCTGCTGGGAGGCTTCCTCTTTGCTCTTCTCGCCATTCTTTCACTGCTGTTCAGCAAATTCATACTCTTCTGGATTATTTTTTCCATTTGCGTAGTGCTCTACCTGATTCTGAAAAAAACAAAACGGAATCTCATTCTTACATGCGTGGCACTGGCCGCCTGTTCTACCGTAATCTTCGGCGTGGATTACGGATTCTCAAAACTTCACGACTACCAGAAAAAACGCATCAATGTTTTTCTCGGAAAAGAGCGTGATTCCAAAAGCAAAAAGGATGAATATTATAACGTATATCAGAGCCTGGTAGCCATTGGTTCCGGCGGATTCACGGGTAAAGGATACCTCGAAGGAACACAGACAAAATACAACTACGTGCCGGAACAGAGCACAGATTTTATTTTTTGCACCGTTGGAGAGGAATGGGGATTTCTGGGTTCCCTCTTCTTACTTTCCGTATACCTGGCACTCATTCTGCGAATCATTCTTGTTGCCGAAAGGCAGCGCTCCACCTTTTCGCGTATTTACGGATATGGTGTGGCCTGCATCTTCTTTATACATATACTGGTGAACGTGGGAATGACGGTGGGGCTTGCTCCCGTAATCGGGATTCCGCTGCCCTTTATGAGCTACGGGGGCTCCTCCCTTTGGGGATTCACCATTTTACTCTTTATTTTTATAAAACTGGATTCGCACCGGCTGGAAATATTCCGGTGA
- a CDS encoding T9SS type A sorting domain-containing protein, whose translation MKHLFLVAVSLFFLFPVHAQEVVTHLPGKAMNYSSFSANRTYSPGLITQQGGKVMQHPELGVLPFNAACQDCYEQLDMRTADERHYKDIHNPSIFYIEKSARPSSFLKDGFLISIDPRMKPGNIIGLFSAPAQPFPVTADVNNGFTTIKNGQMDLQFNRLTLRKIYSNGSFTDEPMNWLQYTAGDNGFYITNAFHGVDVILRFVEAGVKSEFILHSPFPGVKEIRIMDALSANQVFQLVPADGSSFPSESPVEVRNESNQAVYTYEKVTVWDQSGLREHFWTGKMNTGINGKLEMIIDSVILSNPSLVYPLTIDPLVNAGPFAFAGTLQGSLLTPAFCSTSMTISFPGGSQPWDFSSSWDTRQNACCSGPSCWNGDARVNISSSCGGRTPVAPSWWACPACNTPGNWIPTIPFSSSGCQSVAQCYPASCLAQNMTFTFNHLRVYCADAGGCNCTWATNNCSRLQSWSVTVQGRTLEQSAAPSSSNGTTICLGTGTQLTASGSYGVPGYTYLWAPGGQTTQSIWVSPLVTTTYTCTITDACGVTASNQVTITVNTANTLPIPNIYSFMNPPSGNPCPVVVTFCSNEATGYNYGGGAETWQWSFPGGIQLTGGATSGSSNGPQYGGAGADATCVANASGVGSAYTVQYNTAGSYWASFTIFKGGSCAVRNIPIVICGTTPVELLYFNAFYRNGVVELQWETASETENDYFTVERSVDGETYFMIGILDGAGTSSQPHYYSMVDDAPPSGVVYYRLRQTDFDKTESYSEVRSVLVKDAAPQELTLIPNPASGQVQVWFYSDKEALFGLRILDVSGREVYSSSMEVREGGNNALISLEQLMPGPYMVEVSCNGKSWRKILIVR comes from the coding sequence ATGAAACATCTGTTCTTAGTTGCGGTTTCGCTCTTTTTTCTGTTTCCCGTTCACGCGCAGGAGGTGGTAACACACCTGCCGGGAAAGGCAATGAACTACAGCTCCTTTAGTGCCAACCGGACCTATTCTCCCGGCCTGATCACACAGCAAGGCGGGAAAGTGATGCAGCATCCGGAATTGGGTGTGTTACCTTTCAACGCCGCTTGCCAGGATTGTTATGAACAACTGGATATGCGTACCGCAGATGAGCGGCATTACAAGGATATACATAATCCTTCCATTTTTTATATCGAAAAATCAGCTCGCCCCAGCTCCTTTCTGAAAGATGGTTTCCTGATCAGCATTGATCCCCGGATGAAACCCGGGAACATCATTGGTCTTTTTAGTGCACCCGCTCAGCCCTTCCCGGTTACCGCGGATGTGAATAACGGATTCACAACAATCAAAAACGGTCAGATGGATCTGCAGTTCAACAGACTGACCCTCCGGAAAATTTACTCCAATGGTTCATTCACAGACGAGCCAATGAACTGGCTGCAGTACACCGCCGGAGACAACGGATTTTATATCACCAACGCTTTCCATGGAGTGGATGTTATTTTACGCTTCGTGGAGGCGGGCGTGAAAAGTGAATTTATCCTGCATTCACCTTTTCCCGGTGTGAAGGAAATCAGGATCATGGATGCCTTATCGGCCAATCAGGTTTTTCAGCTGGTGCCTGCTGACGGTTCTTCTTTTCCTTCTGAAAGTCCGGTGGAAGTCAGAAATGAAAGTAATCAGGCAGTCTATACATATGAAAAAGTTACGGTCTGGGATCAGTCAGGCCTCCGGGAACATTTCTGGACAGGTAAAATGAATACCGGCATCAATGGTAAGCTGGAAATGATCATTGATTCTGTTATTCTTTCAAACCCTTCGCTCGTTTATCCGCTCACAATTGATCCCCTGGTGAATGCGGGTCCTTTTGCGTTCGCAGGCACTTTACAGGGTTCATTGCTCACCCCGGCTTTCTGTTCTACCTCCATGACCATTTCCTTTCCCGGCGGATCACAGCCCTGGGATTTTTCATCAAGCTGGGATACGCGTCAGAATGCCTGTTGTTCGGGACCATCCTGCTGGAATGGAGATGCCCGGGTTAATATTTCTTCATCCTGCGGTGGTCGCACCCCGGTAGCACCTTCCTGGTGGGCCTGCCCTGCCTGTAACACCCCCGGCAACTGGATCCCTACCATACCGTTCAGTTCATCGGGCTGCCAGAGTGTGGCGCAATGTTATCCGGCTTCCTGCCTTGCACAGAACATGACATTTACGTTTAATCACCTGCGTGTTTATTGTGCTGATGCCGGTGGATGTAACTGCACATGGGCTACCAATAATTGCAGCCGGCTGCAGAGCTGGTCCGTTACCGTTCAGGGAAGAACGCTGGAGCAAAGCGCCGCTCCTTCTTCAAGTAACGGCACTACTATTTGCCTGGGTACCGGTACCCAGTTAACGGCCAGCGGAAGTTATGGTGTACCCGGTTATACTTATCTCTGGGCTCCGGGCGGACAAACCACACAATCCATCTGGGTTTCACCATTGGTTACAACTACCTATACCTGCACCATTACGGATGCTTGTGGTGTTACGGCCTCTAACCAGGTAACCATTACCGTGAATACAGCAAACACACTTCCAATTCCCAACATTTATTCTTTCATGAATCCGCCCAGCGGAAATCCCTGCCCGGTGGTGGTTACCTTCTGCAGTAATGAAGCCACGGGATATAACTACGGCGGAGGTGCGGAAACCTGGCAGTGGTCGTTTCCGGGAGGTATCCAGTTAACGGGGGGAGCCACCAGCGGAAGTTCAAACGGTCCGCAATACGGAGGAGCAGGTGCGGATGCTACCTGCGTGGCAAATGCCAGCGGTGTGGGCAGTGCCTATACTGTTCAATACAATACTGCCGGAAGTTACTGGGCCTCCTTCACCATTTTCAAAGGAGGAAGCTGCGCGGTGCGCAACATCCCTATCGTTATCTGTGGAACTACACCTGTAGAGTTATTGTACTTTAATGCCTTTTACCGGAACGGAGTGGTGGAGCTGCAGTGGGAAACAGCTTCTGAAACGGAGAATGACTATTTTACAGTAGAGCGTTCGGTGGACGGCGAAACATATTTCATGATCGGCATTCTGGATGGCGCAGGTACCAGCAGTCAGCCGCATTATTACAGCATGGTAGACGATGCACCTCCTTCGGGTGTGGTGTATTATCGGCTCAGGCAAACGGACTTTGATAAAACGGAATCCTATTCCGAAGTGCGGTCGGTACTCGTGAAAGATGCAGCCCCGCAGGAGTTAACACTTATCCCCAACCCGGCATCGGGGCAGGTGCAGGTATGGTTTTATTCTGACAAGGAGGCCCTGTTCGGACTTCGTATCCTGGATGTAAGCGGAAGAGAGGTTTATTCTTCTTCCATGGAAGTAAGGGAGGGAGGAAATAATGCCCTGATCTCTCTTGAACAGCTGATGCCCGGACCCTACATGGTGGAAGTTTCGTGCAACGGGAAATCCTGGAGAAAAATTCTGATCGTTCGCTGA
- a CDS encoding anthranilate synthase component I family protein — translation MLSFSEFISARSREHFAGIFPFRVKNDAPLLFMGVRSSLAGPGRRLQLPEQKGLWHFGYVSYEYKNQIEKLQTSAPDRFGWPEYEFFTPEFTERLRPDEATLPFRGKAPSIRCSHSKEDYFRCFHSLQKHIHRGDIYETNFCIRFEADTAEVDPAVLFSRIYALSEAPYSTFLKSGDRYVFSASPELYFEKKGTLLASEPMKGTRPRGKSKTSDEQLREELNSSAKERTENIMITDLVRNDLSRLAEKGTVNVPAACTIKSFKNVHQMISRVECRVNKEISLRTVLAATFPMGSMTGAPKIRAMELADAHEKGGRGLYSGTLGYLTPEGDMQFSVLIRTIFYDRTRQWLSFSVGSAITAASDPEEEYNECLIKAAGLFEALGADIRTFAL, via the coding sequence ATGCTAAGTTTCAGCGAATTTATTTCAGCAAGAAGCCGGGAGCACTTTGCCGGCATTTTTCCTTTCCGGGTAAAAAACGATGCCCCCCTGCTGTTCATGGGAGTGCGATCCTCTCTGGCCGGCCCGGGCCGCCGGCTCCAACTGCCAGAGCAGAAGGGCCTCTGGCATTTCGGTTATGTGAGTTATGAGTATAAAAACCAGATTGAAAAACTACAAACCAGTGCGCCCGACCGTTTCGGCTGGCCGGAGTACGAATTTTTCACACCGGAATTCACAGAGCGCTTGCGTCCGGACGAGGCAACCCTCCCCTTTCGCGGAAAAGCTCCCAGTATCCGTTGCAGCCACAGCAAAGAAGACTATTTCCGCTGCTTCCATTCCCTGCAAAAGCATATACACAGAGGTGACATTTATGAAACCAATTTCTGCATACGTTTCGAGGCCGACACTGCGGAGGTGGATCCAGCAGTGCTGTTTTCAAGAATCTATGCGCTTTCCGAAGCGCCCTATTCCACCTTTTTAAAATCGGGTGACCGTTATGTGTTCAGCGCAAGCCCTGAGCTTTATTTTGAAAAAAAAGGAACACTGCTCGCTTCCGAACCCATGAAGGGCACCCGTCCGAGAGGAAAGAGTAAAACATCCGATGAGCAGCTCCGCGAGGAACTGAACAGCAGTGCGAAAGAACGTACCGAGAACATCATGATCACGGATCTTGTACGCAATGATCTGTCGCGGCTGGCAGAAAAAGGCACTGTGAATGTACCTGCGGCCTGCACAATAAAAAGTTTTAAGAATGTGCACCAGATGATCAGTCGTGTAGAGTGCAGGGTAAATAAAGAAATCTCCCTGCGAACCGTGCTGGCTGCAACGTTTCCGATGGGATCAATGACAGGAGCCCCCAAGATCCGGGCCATGGAGCTGGCCGATGCGCACGAAAAAGGCGGCAGGGGTTTATATTCCGGCACCCTGGGCTATCTCACCCCGGAGGGAGATATGCAGTTTTCGGTGCTGATCCGGACTATCTTTTACGACCGTACCCGCCAATGGCTCAGTTTCTCCGTGGGCAGTGCCATCACAGCCGCCTCCGATCCGGAGGAAGAGTACAATGAATGCCTGATAAAAGCTGCCGGATTATTTGAAGCCCTGGGCGCCGACATTCGTACATTTGCTCTATGA
- the tilS gene encoding tRNA lysidine(34) synthetase TilS, whose product MTAFLLKHLEKYRFPSGGRCLLAVSGGSDSMVMCHLFLEAGIPYAIGHCNFQLRGKESDGDEAFVRKFAEKHQLSFHSIRFPGLKEKAGIQEQARRLRYNWFEKIRKEHHYTRVCTAHHRDDAVETFLFHLVRGTGIAGLKGIPVEQQAVFRPLLFAWRSDLEHYAKKNKIKFRTDRSNKSLIYTRNRFRKQVLPLLEKIIPGAKRNLAMTMEQVAGAAQVYQDTVWTLFNEIAELKNETVKIQKKKWLESEHRDVLLYEYLSAFGFNATQVKDIARAVHAQPGKIFRSETHMLLNDRAHFLLSPLRHEAGSDAVLIREDFGKILSPIPLEFGKRSGPFSSRLAVLDKEKLRFPMEVRRWRDGDYFYPTGLNGRKKLSDLLTDMKIPRTEKQDIFVITSGGQIVWVAGYRIDKRFAATERTTEYYSIERL is encoded by the coding sequence ATGACCGCGTTTTTACTGAAACATCTGGAAAAATACCGGTTCCCATCAGGTGGACGCTGTCTTTTAGCCGTTAGCGGAGGCAGCGATTCCATGGTGATGTGTCATCTTTTCCTGGAAGCCGGCATACCCTATGCCATCGGGCATTGTAATTTTCAATTGCGGGGAAAAGAGTCCGACGGGGATGAAGCCTTCGTAAGAAAATTTGCGGAAAAGCATCAGCTTTCCTTTCATAGTATCCGGTTTCCGGGGTTAAAAGAAAAAGCCGGTATCCAGGAGCAGGCACGGCGATTGCGGTACAATTGGTTTGAAAAAATCCGGAAGGAGCATCACTACACGCGGGTTTGCACGGCACATCACCGCGACGATGCCGTTGAAACATTTCTTTTTCATTTAGTGCGGGGCACAGGGATCGCAGGATTAAAAGGTATTCCTGTAGAACAACAAGCTGTTTTCCGTCCACTGCTCTTTGCCTGGCGCAGCGACTTAGAACACTATGCCAAAAAAAATAAAATAAAATTCCGGACCGACCGCAGCAATAAAAGCCTGATTTATACCCGCAACCGGTTTCGGAAGCAGGTGCTTCCTCTTCTGGAAAAGATTATTCCCGGGGCAAAGCGCAACCTGGCCATGACCATGGAACAGGTGGCCGGCGCCGCACAGGTTTACCAGGATACCGTATGGACACTTTTCAATGAGATTGCGGAGCTGAAAAATGAAACCGTTAAAATTCAAAAGAAAAAATGGCTGGAATCAGAGCACCGGGATGTGCTGCTCTACGAATACCTTTCAGCATTCGGATTCAACGCCACCCAGGTAAAAGACATTGCCCGTGCAGTGCATGCCCAGCCCGGGAAGATTTTCCGGTCGGAAACACATATGCTGCTGAACGACCGGGCACACTTTCTTTTATCGCCACTCCGCCATGAAGCCGGCAGCGATGCCGTGCTGATCCGCGAGGATTTCGGTAAAATCCTCTCCCCTATTCCCCTTGAATTCGGGAAACGAAGCGGTCCTTTCAGTTCACGGCTGGCCGTGCTGGACAAGGAAAAGCTGCGGTTTCCGATGGAAGTACGCCGCTGGAGAGATGGAGATTACTTTTATCCCACCGGCCTGAACGGCAGAAAAAAGCTGAGCGACCTGCTCACAGACATGAAGATTCCCAGAACCGAGAAACAAGATATCTTCGTGATTACATCCGGCGGTCAGATCGTGTGGGTAGCCGGTTACCGGATCGACAAACGATTCGCGGCAACAGAACGGACCACGGAATATTACAGTATAGAACGGCTATGA